One region of Juglans microcarpa x Juglans regia isolate MS1-56 chromosome 7S, Jm3101_v1.0, whole genome shotgun sequence genomic DNA includes:
- the LOC121241134 gene encoding transcription factor TGA2-like isoform X1 has protein sequence MIYRPQPSYHRQNPSCTKGNSIHSSRISDFGGIDQSVGFQLEDAADLTGNNVIRSTRVSGQAVASYALHIGTSDKSPSSLDINPFAFQVEHQRLPLEKAQPSNLVSISSGHLENRKEPAMADASPGTDISTDDDKNQGFDGQSLGNLASDSSDRSKDKSDQKTLRRLAQNREAARKSRLRKKAYVQQLESSRLKLTQLEQELQRARQQGIFISSSGDQAHSMSGNGAMAFDVEYGRWLEEQNRQINELRSAVNSHASDTELRIIVDNILAHYDEIFRQKGIAAKADVFHLLSGMWKTPAERCFLWLGGFRSSELLKLLLNQLEPLTEQQLVGITNLQQSSQQAEDALSQGMEALQQSLSETLSSGSLGSSGSSGNVANYMGQMAMAMGKLGTLEGFIRQADNLRQQTLQQMHRILTTRQSARALLAIHDYFSRLRALSSLWLARPRE, from the exons ATGATATACAGACCCCAACCATCGTATCATCGTCAAAATCCAAG TTGCACAAAGGGAAATTCAATACATTCTTCTCGCATTTCTGATTTTGGGGGGATTGATCAATCAGTTGGATTTCAATTGGAGGATGCTGCTGACCTGACTGGAA ATAACGTGATTCGTTCGACAAGAGTAAGTGGGCAAGCAGTTGCATCCTATGCCCTTCATATTGGCACTTCCGATAAG TCACCAAGTTCACTTGATATAAATCCATTTGCTTTCCAAGTGGAGCATCAGAGGCTGCCATTAGAAAAGGCTCAACCATCAAATCTGGTTTCTATATCAAGTGGTCATCTAGAGAACAGGAAAGAGCCTGCAATGGCTGATGCAAGTCCCGGGACTGATATCTCAACAGATGATGACAAGAATCAGGGG TTTGACGGCCAATCTCTTGGTAATTTAGCTTCTGATTCCAGTGACAGATCAAAGGATAAATCAGATCAGAAG ACTCTCCGCAGGCTTGCTCAAAATCGGGAGGCTGCAAGAAAAAGCCGATTGAGGAAAAAA GCATATGTCCAACAGCTGGAGAGTAGTCGTTTGAAGCTGACCCAACTAGAGCAGGAGCTGCAACGAGCAAGACAGCAG GGAATTTTCATATCAAGCTCAGGAGACCAAGCCCATTCAATGAGTGGAAATG GGGCAATGGCATTTGATGTAGAATATGGGCGGTGGCTGGAAGAGCAAAATCGGCAAATTAATGAACTGAGATCAGCAGTCAATTCTCATGCAAGTGATACGGAGCTACGAATTATTGTTGATAATATCTTGGCACACTACGATGAGATTTTTAGGCAGAAGGGCATTGCAGCTAAGGCTGATGTTTTCCATTTGTTGTCTGGCATGTGGAAAACACCTGCTGAGAGGTGTTTCTTGTGGCTTGGTGGGTTCCGATCTTCTGAGCTCTTGAAG CTTCTTCTGAATCAATTGGAGCCTCTAACAGAGCAGCAACTAGTAGGCATTACCAACTTGCAGCAGTCTTCGCAACAGGCGGAAGATGCATTATCTCAAGGGATGGAGGCATTGCAACAATCCCTGTCTGAGACACTATCCAGTGGGTCTCTTGGTTCCTCAGGTTCATCTGGGAACGTCGCGAACTACATGGGGCAAATGGCAATGGCCATGGGGAAGCTAGGGACCCTTGAGGGGTTCATTCGCCAG GCTGACAATCTCCGGCAACAAACGCTGCAACAAATGCACCGGATATTGACAACACGCCAATCAGCCCGTGCTCTCCTTGCAATACATGACTATTTCTCCCGGCTACGTGCTCTTAGTTCCCTCTGGCTTGCCCGCCCAAGAGAATGA
- the LOC121241134 gene encoding transcription factor TGA2-like isoform X2, with the protein MADASPGTDISTDDDKNQGFDGQSLGNLASDSSDRSKDKSDQKTLRRLAQNREAARKSRLRKKAYVQQLESSRLKLTQLEQELQRARQQGIFISSSGDQAHSMSGNGAMAFDVEYGRWLEEQNRQINELRSAVNSHASDTELRIIVDNILAHYDEIFRQKGIAAKADVFHLLSGMWKTPAERCFLWLGGFRSSELLKLLLNQLEPLTEQQLVGITNLQQSSQQAEDALSQGMEALQQSLSETLSSGSLGSSGSSGNVANYMGQMAMAMGKLGTLEGFIRQADNLRQQTLQQMHRILTTRQSARALLAIHDYFSRLRALSSLWLARPRE; encoded by the exons ATGGCTGATGCAAGTCCCGGGACTGATATCTCAACAGATGATGACAAGAATCAGGGG TTTGACGGCCAATCTCTTGGTAATTTAGCTTCTGATTCCAGTGACAGATCAAAGGATAAATCAGATCAGAAG ACTCTCCGCAGGCTTGCTCAAAATCGGGAGGCTGCAAGAAAAAGCCGATTGAGGAAAAAA GCATATGTCCAACAGCTGGAGAGTAGTCGTTTGAAGCTGACCCAACTAGAGCAGGAGCTGCAACGAGCAAGACAGCAG GGAATTTTCATATCAAGCTCAGGAGACCAAGCCCATTCAATGAGTGGAAATG GGGCAATGGCATTTGATGTAGAATATGGGCGGTGGCTGGAAGAGCAAAATCGGCAAATTAATGAACTGAGATCAGCAGTCAATTCTCATGCAAGTGATACGGAGCTACGAATTATTGTTGATAATATCTTGGCACACTACGATGAGATTTTTAGGCAGAAGGGCATTGCAGCTAAGGCTGATGTTTTCCATTTGTTGTCTGGCATGTGGAAAACACCTGCTGAGAGGTGTTTCTTGTGGCTTGGTGGGTTCCGATCTTCTGAGCTCTTGAAG CTTCTTCTGAATCAATTGGAGCCTCTAACAGAGCAGCAACTAGTAGGCATTACCAACTTGCAGCAGTCTTCGCAACAGGCGGAAGATGCATTATCTCAAGGGATGGAGGCATTGCAACAATCCCTGTCTGAGACACTATCCAGTGGGTCTCTTGGTTCCTCAGGTTCATCTGGGAACGTCGCGAACTACATGGGGCAAATGGCAATGGCCATGGGGAAGCTAGGGACCCTTGAGGGGTTCATTCGCCAG GCTGACAATCTCCGGCAACAAACGCTGCAACAAATGCACCGGATATTGACAACACGCCAATCAGCCCGTGCTCTCCTTGCAATACATGACTATTTCTCCCGGCTACGTGCTCTTAGTTCCCTCTGGCTTGCCCGCCCAAGAGAATGA
- the LOC121241428 gene encoding uncharacterized protein LOC121241428 produces the protein MTLHSFPRKVACRTFPLTLKGPTRVWFGSLALESTDNFRELARMFQIELMASRRRKRFAAYLITIKQGKDKSLKTYISRFNKECMTTDDQDENITLTTLLGRVCPQSQFMSELARRTQAMLREFMDQANNFINVEDTRWALTKSIRK, from the coding sequence ATGACCCTGCATAGCTTCCCACGAAAGGTAGCTTGTAGAACTTTCCCGCTGACCTTGAAGGGGCCAACGAGAGTATGGTTTGGGTCTTTGGCACTTGAGTCCACAGACAACTTTAGGGAGTTGGCTCGCATGTTCCAAATAGAGTTAATGGCAAGCAGGAGAAGAAAACGCTTCGCGGCCTACCTCATCACCATCAAGCAGGGGAAAGACAAAAGTCTGAAAACATACATATCTAGGTTCAACAAAGAATGCATGACAACagatgaccaagatgagaatATAACTTTGACAACGCTTTTAGGACGAGTGTGCCCTCAATCCCAGTTCATGTCAGAATTGGCAAGAAGAACTCAAGCCATGTTGCGAGAGTTCATGGATCAAGCCAACAACTTTATTAACGTTGAAGACACACGTTGGGCCTTGACCAAGTCGATAAGGAAATAA